A genome region from Neofelis nebulosa isolate mNeoNeb1 chromosome 14, mNeoNeb1.pri, whole genome shotgun sequence includes the following:
- the LOC131495135 gene encoding fatty acid-binding protein 9-like, whose protein sequence is MIEPFLGTWKLISSENFEEYMKQLGMSAAARNLAGLAKPIISISANGDEVNIKIENSLKNTEISFKLGEEFDEITADSRKVKSIVTLSNGSMIHVQKWLGKETTIKRQIVDGNMVVEYTMNKTVSTRIYEKV, encoded by the exons ATGATTGAGCCCTTCTTGGGAACCTGGAAGCTGATCTCCAGTGAAAACTTTGAGGAATACATGAAACAACTAG GAATGAGCGCAGCAGCCCGGAACCTGGCGGGGTTAGCAAAGCCGATAATCAGTATTAGTGCCAATGGGGATGAAGTGaacatcaaaatagaaaattccCTCAAGAACACTGAGATCTCCTTCAAACTTGGGGAAGAATTTGATGAAATCACAGCAGACAGTCGGAAAGTGAAG AGCATCGTAACATTAAGCAATGGTTCAATGATTCATGTCCAAAAATGGCTTGGCAAGGAGACAACAATCAAGAGACAAATTGTAGATGGAAACATGGTAGTG GAATATACCATGAATAAAACTGTCAGCACTCGCATTTATGAAAAGGTATGA
- the LOC131495134 gene encoding fatty acid-binding protein, adipocyte, with protein MCDAFVGTWKLSSSENFDDYMKEVGVGFATRKVAGMAKPNMIISVNGDVITIKSESTFKNTEISFRLGEEFDEVTADDRKVKSIITLDGGALVQVQKWDGKSTTIKRKRVDDKLVVECIMKGVTSTRIYERA; from the exons ATGTGTGATGCATTTGTGGGTACCTGGAAACTTAGCTCCAGTGAAAACTTTGATGATTACATGAAAGAAGTGG GAGTGGGCTTTGCCACTAGGAAAGTGGCTGGCATGGCCAAACCCAACATGATCATCAGTGTGAATGGGGATGTGATCACCATTAAATCAGAAAGCACctttaaaaatactgagattTCTTTCAGACTGGGTGAAGAATTTGATGAAGTTACTGCAGATGACAGAAAAGTCAAG AGCATCATAACCTTAGATGGGGGTGCCCTGGTACAGGTGCAGAAGTGGGATGGAAAATCAACCACCATAAAGAGAAAACGAGTGGATGATAAACTGGTGGTG GAATGTATCATGAAAGGCGTCACCTCTACCAGAATTTATGAGAGAGCATAA